The segment tatgatgatttatgGGAAGAACCCGAGGTAATAGGGGGTAATTTGGAAAACCCTAATAGTGTAATGTGTAAGGAAGTTAATGCCCCacatgtcactgtgttagaatcagctgagaataccaatgttttttttctttccaggtgccaggatgtgataaggaaagagaatgtcttattgtacctaatgcctataatgaggataatgtcagTATTgcgttagaatccaaacctgtttttacactgacatcttgtcatggggtagggacagcggacattgttattgcagatattggacacctagtcctgaccaacgggaagtagcgagtgacagcaatccttacattgctgctgggacctgtagttcgaatgttcaccactcagacctacatctgagttctgaccattcatctgagttttctatagagacaggggggtcagttgctagcccacactcacttagccagccgtctaacggcttagaggagatagatgaggggccAAAACTCCCGGTTACtttacacccccagatagatgagtccaagtgggaggggagtgtcctgttccgtaacccccaagataagaagtgcatcgtgtgtcccactgacagggaatgttgtaactggggagcagggcagagtggaagtaggtattctgccGTGCCAgacttaaggggttcccacttagatgTGTTTCTAGGGGAGGGAGGCGTTCTTTCAGGCAGCCCCCACAAGGAGACTCAGTCAGTGAGCAATGCAGAGAGGGTAGCTGAGCGGCCTAGCAACCCTGCTACTGTATgtagaagtgcagtgtcaggaatcccaggccatttttccctcaggctttcacttagaggacatgaggattagagacaaagtgcacactgtaacagggttggtacatgagaacatgagGCAGAcccagacaagccagaagcagtggtatgatccccctgccaggatgatagagacaacttttcatgataatcggttgaaggctcatgacagtgatgcgtgtgccctgagtctgtagattgccagatgaggggaagaaggacttgccagtggatctagtagctgcagcgcaagggataggaccccttaagaatacagaggttagcccacagctgTTGCAGGACCAGAAGTCCAAGCTGTCTGAGATAATTAACCCCTCTTTAACCCctctccccagagaacctattgagacccagagagtgtgtgatttgttgatacatttgattaacaagctgtgtgtgtttgtatttacatttgtgtaacagtctggaggtgtgaagagttaaccctgtgtgtgctggtgtgagtcttgctagtttgtggaactagaagcctgtgtgccagtgtgggacagtatattggggtcctattgcccatacccaataggtggtggctgaaccttgaagtgtctgggggtgtgagagcgctgtttgggggcgattccgtaggtctagaacctgtgtgataggcgagagagactgcgggctgaaattgtgtgtgacctcatacagcaaacaccccaaagtcacggctgggagcgtgttcgtgacaaattctataactaaaaaaacaaaaactgttgaAGCACACTACTATTCTGTAATACTGATCATGTTATATTGCCTTATATGCAAGGAATCTGTGACAAGACCAGGCCTTACATTGAGAATATCAGGCCAACCCGGTCTTACAATGAGTGGACCAATTGAATAACAGTAACCCAATGTTATTAAATGCTGCCTCGTGGCTAGATCCAGTATTGTTGAGGTGtctagagagggaggggggaagcagctCATAGGAAGTGTGAAACAGCAGTGGACCTGTGACATCATAAAAGAGAGGAAGAGGTTAGAAACAGGAGGGTCCGGACGGGTCCAGACAATCTACAATCAGGaggtggactctgcctgtttgctaactattgttccaggAACTCTTGAACTCAGACTGAATGGCACGGTCACAGCacgtgggagaccactgatgtcatgctctatctccacccctgttaccacccaaactcttcacaccaccgaCCACAGGGGGACAATGAGCAGaggggttgacccagggaggggGCCATGATAGGGTGTCTTTTGAGAAGGGACCCCTCTACCCCGGGGAGGTAGaggggttgttggagaatcttgagacaacAAGcacttggactgattgagagtaaccgtattctatCAGGGCCAGAAAGTATTGCTATAGCAGGAGCTTCTTCGGACAGAACGTAGTGCAACTCTATGACTGATTTTGTCACCATTCCATTGGGAGACACTCGTAGATTCTGGGGGATTAGTGAGCCGGCATAGGCAGGGAGActtacccagggtcccaccaagcaaAACAGTGAATATTGTGGAGAGACTTAATTCTTACATACATCAAATTTAGTTTCACTGGCGTGTGCCAATTTTGGCCCTAAAAAGAACACATgagtttacacattttttttttgctggggaAAACCCTTTTATTTTGCaacaaaatgcatttaaatttttGGCTAGGCAATTGGGATTGTTGGCACCATAGTAGATTAGTTTTCATTTACGGGCATTATCCAAGGAAAAACAAGCAGTGACCATGGTTCTACCCTTAGTTAATTTAATACAAGTAAAACAACCCTACCAACTTATCAAAAGACAAAGCTGAAAAGAACATAAGAAATATAAAACTGTGAATTAAGTAAAACTTGAAAGAGGGCACATACAATCCAATAAAGCCAATATATGTAAAACAACCTATGCATGGATTTTGAGGGGGGTAATGTTTTCTTACAGATGACATATACCATGTGGACTTTCTTACCTCACAGTACACAATGTCTGCACCATAATCTAGAGCAAGAAGTCGCATGGGCAGAGTACCCACACGAACCATTGGAGCCAAGATGTTTTTGTTACAAAAGGAAAGTCCCATCATCATATAGTTCCTGGAAAGAAAAAGTGAAAGTTTAGACACACATTACATGACTTAATATAAATGGAATACTTAATTCAAAGTCGCCAAAAACAAATAGGTGAAAAAAGTAGGGACCAGATGCTGGTCAAAAAGCAGGACATGACAGATTTCACATTCCAGTAAATAAAGTCTTGATACATTGATCCAAGTGTTAAATGAGTATACACCACTGTCCTTCTGGGGGAACTGCTAAAAGTCTAAAATGACTTAAGCAAATACTAACACCATGATACATCAATAcactgaaaattatatatttcatgGCATAAGTAAATGAAGGACGTGTCTTCCTATTCAGCTATTTAATACGTCCTCATTAACAGCCACTCAAatctttaaatataaaacaatttataaaaaaacattattattattattattattatgaacaaTATTATGCTTGATCTAGAAGCTAAGCAAGGGATTTGTTTTGGGCAAAATCCATCGATAACACTCAAAAAGAGTACCATTAATATGTAATGTAGGCGCAATATAGCAGACACGAGCAACCACCCATTCGCCAGGTAACGATGTATGCAATATCTGGAAAGTGAGTTGGTTGTCTATGctgcattttatataaaaactGTCTTATTTTTCAAATGATATTCAATAGATCCCCCCGTGACGTGCTCCACTATcctcacctcacacacacacacaagcacacgTGGGTGTCACAGCGTTTACCTACGCCACTTCCTATGCGCTCATTGCGTAGATTTGTTGAGACGCATTTGCCTGGTCACATTCATGAAGAACACGTTATGCTGACTGTGGGTGAGATTATGCTGCAGGTCAGGGTCCCACTATTTAGAATTGCCCTAGCCTTTTCTACCTCTGAGTTGCCGGTTATTCGTCTCCCTCGACGTACGGACTTATGGCTGGAGAGCCGAGAAAACCAGAACGGACCTATCTTAACCCCCCGGGGAGGAAAGCTTTTGATTAGTACTCGCAGGCGGGAGCTTATTCAGTTCTCCCGGGATACCTGCGGCCAGTGGGAACAACCCTCGCTGGTGAGCCGAGGATGGAAACACAGTCAGTCGCATGGGGATTATTTTACCATTAACAGACAGCAGGCTCAGCGCCGTTGGCCGGAGACAGATGACACCTTCCATTCCCTCGATCTGAATCCTACAGTGGTTTCTGCTCTGGATGCCCTGAAAATCACGAGCCCTACCTGGATGCAGAAACAGACGATCCCGATTCTGCTCCGGGGCAGCAATGTGTTATGTGCTTCAGAGACTGGAAGTGGCAAAACCCTGGTCTATTTGATTCCCATTCTGCAGAAACTAATCACCCAGCCAGGCGATTCTGGCTCATCTGACCCTCGCAGCTTGATACTAGTGCCTTCCAGAGAGCTTGCAGACCAGGTCACATCGGTAGCTCGACGACTAACTGCACGCATGGGATTAACTGTACGTTTTGCAGGAGGGGGTCGAGGTCGTAAAGGAATAGTGAAGCAGTTTGATAAGAGCAAATTAGATATATTAGTGGCTACCCCTGGGGCCCTCGTGAAAGCTTTGAAGTGGAATGAACTCCGTTTGGACGATCTTTGCTTTCTTGCTTTGGATGAGGCTGACACGCTTTTTGACGATACTTTCTCTGAACTTGTTGAAGAAATTCTAATGCAAACTCGGATAGCTTCCCTTGCCAGCGAAGTGCAAGGTCCTGAAAAGAAAGCCCAGTTAGCAGTTATTGGAGCCACTTTCCCTAAAGGTGTTGGTCAACTGCTTAGTAAGATGACAGATCTTGGTGGTATCTACACCATCAAAAGTAAGAGACTGCATTTTCTCATGCCCCATGTTAGGCAGACATTTAAGAAACTGAGAGGATCAGACAAAATCTCAGAACTAGTGGAGTTGCTCACAAAACAGGCAGTAGAGAAACATGGTTCTGGAGTTCTTGTCTTTTGTAACACCTCAAAAACAGTTAACTGGCTGGGTTATATATTGAATGACCATGACATCAAGCACTCCCGGCTCCATGGGCAAATGCCTGCAGATATGCGTATTGGTATTTTTGAATCTTTTCAGAAAGGCCACAGTAATGTGTTAGTCTGCACAGACATAGCTTCCAGGGGTCTTGACAGTTGTAGGGTTGAAACTGTGGTAAACTATGACTTTCCACCCACTCTACAGGATTATCTGCATAGAGCAGGAAGAGTGGGTCGTGTTGGTAGTGAGTGTCAAGGCAGCGTTGTGAGTTTTGTAACACATGCTTGGGATGTTGAACTTGTGCAGAAAATTGAAACTGCTGCTCGGAAGAGATGCAGCCTACCTGGCATGGAGTCCAGGATAAAGGAACCTATCCAGACCAATGACCTTTTAAAAGATGATCAAGAGAGGGTGTAAGCTAAATGTGTATATTCTTTGCTAATGCACTAGTATAACACTTGTATTTTACCTTATACTGTGTTTGTTTCATAATAAAATATGCCACCAAGGTACACACACATTGGCTCCGTACAGTTAGTGCTGCATATTGTGTCAGTTAAAAGAAACAACCTTCAGTTGCCTCCTTGCTTTCATCtgatataaaaatttatttgtACTAATATTAAAACCCCAGAATTTTTTTTCGGAACTTTTATGGTTCAACTTTGATATTTGCGCATTAATAATAGCAGTTTTCAGCCAGCCTGAATTTATCGTGTTGTAAAattggtgtgtatgtatatatatatatatatgtatgtatgtgtatatatgtatgtgtgtgtatataaatacatgtatatgtgtgtgtgtgtgtgtgtgtatatatatatatatatatatatatatatatatatatatatatatatataaaattattattttttatgtttataagTTCTGTACACTACACATAGGGACATTCACTTAAAATAAGTCATTGTAGCATCTACAATTTCCTGTAACTTTCAACACcgattttattaaattaaactgcCTAAGCTATTTTAATATTTAGCTCATAAAGGATTAAGCTGTAACAGGTGGGCCGGACGTCACGTATTGTGACATCAGACCCGGAAGTAGTAGAGACTGATTGTGGTGAAAGGCGACTAGCTAGCGTTGAGATTACCAATTTAGGACAACCACCCagttccagggccatcttttccattgggcacaatgggcagctgcccggggaccccatgggcaaggggccccataggcatggctcttaatgagaaaaaaaaaaacctgcaaaaaaacccttcaagggtcactgagcaagtacatctatctatctatatctgtatctgtaaacatctatatatttatatctaggggccacggtgcactgctttgcccgggggcccataatgttgttaagatggccctgcccagtTCAGATAAGAAGCTTCTCTTATTACAATAAGACCATTATATAGAGGAGTGAATGTGTATATCCATAGATGTGTGCCATGCGTGACAGTTTAGAATTTTCAGTAGGCAATCTGCTATAATGGTTTTCTCAGCACAGGGGGGTGGCAATTGACAGGGCCAAAATTAATACAATCATAGATCCCTGGCTTCCATTGGATTACACAGATAATAAAGCCAATATGGACAATAAGAGCTTATGCACTCAGTTTTAAAGATATGTATGGTGTCAACATGaggcaaaaaataaagaaatagccTTGATTGCATCAGCCAgggatactatatatatatatatatatatatatatatatataccgtatatactgtgtataagccgagtttttccagcacatttttttatgctgaaaaagcccccctcggcttatacacggatgaacttacctggtctgcggtccctcagctcttaacttccgcggtggaacgcatgtgcgttccacagacaggaagttccgcaaatgccgaacttcctgtcagtggcgttccactgcggggttaAGTACAAGGGTGAAATATCTCTCTCACTGAACCAATGCTACGATTGAAATTCACCGCTCCAACCCCTACATCGAGCTGGGGATCAGCATTGTTGGCGGTAGCGAGACTCCTTTAATAAACATTGTCAGAGAAGAAAGACTATTGGCTGGAGACCAACTACTTCAAGTAAGCTGCTGGAGTATTGTCTTTTATCCCCGTCTAGCTGCTAGAGTACAAAGAAGTGGTttactgtgcaaaaaaataataactaattgCCCTTTCTCCCATTGTTAATGGTATCTGATGTGTGAGCCTTTTCAACAGCAGCTGGTCTACAGTGTTTATCTGGACGGAGAAGCAGTgaacttttaaacatttgacGCTTAGCTTTGCTATAATGCGGTAGTAATTCAGCCAGACTTTTGCATACAGCTATTGCATGCTAAGATAGCACACTCCTATCCAGTGGCCACCATGGTGAAAGTATCTCTACAAGTAATAGTGTAGGATTTACACTGAAAACTTTCACCTTCACTAAAaaatgtaatctctctctctctcttataaaaattgttaaataaaaaaatatctactTTCATGCAGTATGTAGGCTGTAGTAGGGAAAAGGATTTATTTCAGAGGTTCGCCATTTGTGCCTCTCTGCTGTTGTTGAACAACAAATAACAGGAAGTAACTGCACCTGCATCGCTTTCTTACTGACAGAAGATAACCTCATTGGGTGGCAGTAAATCATTCTGTAAGTGTCTCCTGGCCTTTGTTACTTCTGTCACCTGGATTACAGATGCTGACCTTAGGCTgtgcatttaccagtagctgctgcatttcccaccctaggcttatactcgagttaataagttttcccagtttttggtggtaaaattaggtgcctcggcttatattcgggtcgacttatactcgagtatatacggtaggtatatatatatatatatatatatatatatatatatatatatatatatatacacatacacacacacacacacacacacacacacacacacacatacaacctTAAGTATGTGGAACAAACTGAGAGACCAATATAACATGATTTAATATCAAGTGTGGAACATCTAACATCCAATAGATAACATCTGCTTCTGACAAAGCGAAATGGGACATCCTTGTGGCTCCTGCTTACctttgcataaatatatataggggTACTATATATGACAATTACTGTTTTGAAAATATCCATTTCCCCATGGTATGAACAAAGGTCCAAAGATGTAATAATATGAGGACACAATACCCACAAAAACTATTTTGTTCATTGTTCACCTACTGAATTTATTGAAGTCATCGAATAAGTGATTTATTTAATGAATGAAATTGACTCTTACTTGATAAAAACATAACTAAATTAAATTATTCTAGTGTCGCCTCATGAGATCTAAGTATTGGGATGTAATTTGTGATCTGTCCCACCCTAGGGtcaacttatttattttaatcacttATTTTTTCCTACTTTGTCACTAAAATTTTACTCATAAATCACCTAAACTTTTCTGATCAAGAATTGTACTTTAATATTACCTAATAAAGTTTTGGATTCAACTATTAAAGTGATCGTTAGGAACTGGAGTGCTTCAACATTCAACTCTTGTCTCTTACtttttttatatgatatttataTGTTCAATAAAACACCCCCTTCATAATACATTAATATACTATACTAACAGTGAGGAAGGTCCATAACCTGCCGAGGAGCTAATTTCCCTTTCCTTTTCCTATAAAAAAGCCAAGGATATAGGGATTTTTGTGGCTAGCCACTGTCAGATCTTCCATGGTCACAAAATAGGGAGAAAAGTCACACCTGCCTTTTCTCATTGTTGATGTTAATCACTTCATACAATATGCCATTTACCTTAAGTCTTGCTGTGATTTAGTGATATAGCTTTATGTATGAAAGTCTTGCAGTGTGCACCTAAGAAATGACCAGTGGACCCAATGAAATGCCACCTGGTGATGGAAATATAGACATCTTACTATTTTGCGCATAAGAGATCAATGTCAGCATCTTAATTATGTTATGGTACAAATCAAACATGCTGTTTGGGATTTATCTGAGGCAGAAGATGTTTAATCATGCCTGCCAAAATCTTTGTGTAAAGCTAAAGTTCGAAATTTAACATTGAGAGGAGTCTGCAGCTGGCACTCAGGTCCGCATATGTTCCAGGGTTGGGCAATACGGTAATACAAGGGGAAGAGATATACTAACCAACCAAATCAACTGTAGTAAGCTATAGATAACCCATTCGGTCTTGAACTTTTCTCAGATGGCAATTCAAGCCACCAGTTCGATAGAAGATATGGGCTGTTTCATTGCATTAATCTTTTCAGAACTAATCTTGTTTCTGTAATATAGTGGGATATTTTTGTTTTGAGGTCTGACTCAGGAAAATGTACTAATTTAAATGGAATATTACATATCAGAATAGAACTTTTAAAAATTGCGATGGGGTCCATGTTTGAGTTTaacatacttttttatttttttgcctaaaatacccatttccatattgtgcatacacacacaaaatgcatACCTGTTTGCTTGTGTCTCCTTATTCTAGGAGAGGAGTGCAAGCGCAGGCAAGAGTAGTACAGTAAGCGTGTTTTCACGTAATTGGGACATAATTAAACATGGACACATTCCAGCCTAAAAGGCATATCTCTTGCAGATACTGGAGGGTTatgatatgcaatgatgatgactatctgCAGCACTATCcagttgcttctgattgactgattgtaTATTAACTtatccagctgatagtacttaaatatTTAGTGCTGCAGCAGTCTATTAACATTACTCTATTGGCATTTCTATTGGTACTACTGCAGGAAGGTgaattcctattttatttttaaaggggaaaacaacagctgtgcaggtgtttgtatttaattatattttatatggaaaatgcgactTTCACATTTGTTAAACTGTCAAAACACTATTCTTTTGTTTATATGACTCATTATGttactatattgtgtacaaatgggGTAATGAAACTTTAGCACTTCTGCTATGAGTGTCAAGCCACATGCCTACACAATTATGGGGAGCAAGTATTACACACTTGTACGTCGGACGTATGACTGGCACCAATGCTACTGTGTTTGAGCTCTTGAAACGTGTCTGACTCAACAAATGTAAGcatgcttttcttttctttttaatctaCATATGTTCATTGTGCaggtgcatccaactctaaatgagctccAATGTGCTCAGTGTGTTGACTTGGGTTTTATATGAAGCCAGTGTCTTTTGCTTTAAGGCGATGGCCAAcatatgcttttatttttaaattaacaaTTGTGGCTTTTGAAAGAGACAACATTTCTTTGTAATCTCAAAACTAagtgttatattatttttctaaCATGTCTATCAATTTAATTAGTATTTTTTGCTAATTTCTGTTTATTGGCCATATCTAAATTATGAATCTTGTTACTTTAGTTAATGTGTTGGGCCTTGTCTATTTTAACATGGAGACCTGCTAAATAAATATTCCTCAAACTACACATTTGTGTTTGTGAGAGATTCTTGGTGAATGATGGGTCAGTAACATGTAGTATAGTAAAGTCCTCTAGTGCTTTTCCAAGACGACTCTGTTCATAAAAACACTATCctatcatcaccacttatttatatagcgctactaattccgcagcgctgtacacagaactcactcacatcagtccctgccccattggagcttataatctaaattccctaacacacacacacagactagggtcaattttgttagcagtcaattagcctgccagtatgtttttggagtgtgggaggaaacccatgcaaacacggggagaacatacaaactcttcacagataaggccatggtcgggaattgaactcatgaccccagtgctgtaaggcagaagtgctaaccacttagccgccgTGCTGCCCAGCAACATCAGGAACATGTGTATTTTTAATCATGTCAGGAGCTATCAGCTTAAGAAACTAATGCAAGATCGGACCACAAAATATTCTATTTTTGCTTTTTGTCACAATGAGAGAGCATGGTCAGGTACACATATATAATCCAAGCAGTTCTAGGAGTTGTGCATAGCAGAACATAAACTTTAGTATTTTTCACCAAGGGATTGAGGGTCCTCCATGTGttagtaaggctaggtacacactggccgaTGACTGTACGAAAAACTTCCAatcaagagcacagatctgaaggcaagtCTAGCCTAAGTTGTAATTCATGCAGGGCTTTCTAAGCTCGCCTAAATGCTAAGTATAATATCAGCATGACACTCCTAGAGCTATCCGGTAAGGGATTGAAGGTCAAGTTatctgtgatgttattgcattagatatgcttaatgtttgtagacactcccttatatgtttaagcttgaatctttagtgatggtccctaagaccatggggaatgctgggaagtgggtgtggccagtgtgcaatgtacccggagtctgcaaatggctgaataaagagctcagcagtgcccacccatgcttcagtgtcctgatgaactgatttacaagtatattaacaaaacatggtgtcagaagaagttttaactggactgctagagctcagaatgtgaaaggatcctgcagaagtctgtaaagctgtgacacgcagtgtctgaatatctgccttgtgctctggtcacatcaaacagtgagtaactatggataggctgtctcctccagcaggcatgctcatgtctggcaacttgtctgaaaactggaaaatatttaaacaaaggtttaatatatatcttgctgcatgtggagctgatgcaatggaggataaaacaaagtcatccatcttcctccatgtgataggagaggatgtgctggacatttataacagttttcagtttgctgaagggcagaatatggtgctatcttctattatgcaaaagtttgaagattactttgtgccaaggaaaaatgtgacatatgaaagatataagtttttcacctgtgatcagaagtctggagaaggatttgatcagtatgttacagaactgcaatcactcagcaaaacctgtgagtttggtgatttaaaggactcactgattagagatcgtattgtctgtggaatacctgataatggactcagagaaagattgctgagagagcaagacctaacactagacaaggcaatgactatgtgcagatctgcagaaatgaccagactgcaagccaaacagttacacaaggaatctgaaactactgtacatgtggtgaagaaaacagagccgagcaaaccaccattctctaaaatgaagcagtctaaaatgcaatctaataggaaaatctgcagtagatgtggaaatactcacaatcctaaaatgtgccctgcttatggtaaaacctgcatgaaatgtggtggacttaatcactttgccaaatgctgtgaaaggtacatgcctagtgaccctgagctacaaaggacaaaagttcaaaacatctctactgattgtggataaagatgtacaaccgattctaggattaagttcatgtgagaagcttaacttgataaagaaagttttcatggtgacatcacaagtagaagatgaatgcaaatcagtgtttacagaatacagagacatgtttgaaggtttaggttgtctgcctggcgagcataagataaatctagacacgcaagttcctccagtgatacacccctgtagaaaagtgccatttgcgctgagagaaaaactaaaacaggagttaaaccgcatggaagtgtcactcaccgtactgtgagtgcctcttcccggacatttaggaaccgtggccgtcctccatcctgaggttctgcgcatgcgcagccctttcctatacttcagtgtatgtccctttaactcaattggcagatcaggcaacactccctatattaagcacctgtggtcaacaccacgttgcctgatcttggagtctcattccccatgagtctctgtaggtgttcctgtattcctcgtgtattcagcgctgctgattcctgtggtttccaaaccacttctacctctgtggtttccaaaccactcctactactgtggttcccataccacttctaccatcaactgtatcatcgtgactgtttgctgattcctatccgctgcctccgtgcactacagtcttccaaaccacttcaacgctattatatatcattgtgactgtttgctgattcctatccgctgcctccgtgcactacagttctctaaaccacttcaacgctattatatatcattgtgactgtttgctgattcctatccgctgcctccgtgcactacagttctctaaaccacatcaacgctattatatttcattgtgactgtttgctggtttctatccgttgtctccgtgcactccagcctttacttcacatcctctcacctgttcctcatcaagtctgtgagctgattcctatccgctgcctccgtgcactacagcctccagcttgctactcgcctgtgttcatcatcgtgactgttagctgattcctatccgctgcctctgtgcactacagcctccagcttgcaactcgcctgtgttcatcatcgtgacagttagctgattcctatccgctgcccctgtgcactgcagtctcttctcagctctcctatgtttcctcgagactgctgctctcattgccatccgctactctccgtgatcaacagctcctggtctactctgctctcccgtgttccatcgctactgacacctattggttgctactggttacctccgtgtacccgcagagccctgctgctgctgaccgcgctatcgtccatcta is part of the Mixophyes fleayi isolate aMixFle1 chromosome 10, aMixFle1.hap1, whole genome shotgun sequence genome and harbors:
- the DDX28 gene encoding putative ATP-dependent RNA helicase DDX28, translating into MRSLRRFVETHLPGHIHEEHVMLTVGEIMLQVRVPLFRIALAFSTSELPVIRLPRRTDLWLESRENQNGPILTPRGGKLLISTRRRELIQFSRDTCGQWEQPSLVSRGWKHSQSHGDYFTINRQQAQRRWPETDDTFHSLDLNPTVVSALDALKITSPTWMQKQTIPILLRGSNVLCASETGSGKTLVYLIPILQKLITQPGDSGSSDPRSLILVPSRELADQVTSVARRLTARMGLTVRFAGGGRGRKGIVKQFDKSKLDILVATPGALVKALKWNELRLDDLCFLALDEADTLFDDTFSELVEEILMQTRIASLASEVQGPEKKAQLAVIGATFPKGVGQLLSKMTDLGGIYTIKSKRLHFLMPHVRQTFKKLRGSDKISELVELLTKQAVEKHGSGVLVFCNTSKTVNWLGYILNDHDIKHSRLHGQMPADMRIGIFESFQKGHSNVLVCTDIASRGLDSCRVETVVNYDFPPTLQDYLHRAGRVGRVGSECQGSVVSFVTHAWDVELVQKIETAARKRCSLPGMESRIKEPIQTNDLLKDDQERV